In Nonomuraea sp. NBC_00507, the following are encoded in one genomic region:
- a CDS encoding ABC transporter permease, which yields MKPRRTVPGRRAAVWDRGVRTVRLLALPVALVLVWWAVSGSSFYLPSPVRVGQAFAETWFSERLAEDVVPSVGRLLAGYALAGLLGVGLGVLIGSSARLRATMEPVLEFFRAIPPPVLVPLIMLLAGIDTPMKVLVIVSGCVWPILLNTVEGVRALDEVLADTCRMYGVRGASRMRRFVLRGASPQIMTGLRQALSIGIILMVISEMFASSSGLGFTIVLFQRQFQIAEMWSGILLLGLLGLGLSVLFRRVERWVLSWYYGSGVARA from the coding sequence GGTCCCGGGTCGCCGGGCGGCGGTCTGGGACCGCGGGGTGCGTACGGTCAGGCTGCTGGCTCTGCCGGTCGCTTTGGTGCTGGTCTGGTGGGCGGTCAGCGGGAGCTCGTTCTACCTGCCGAGCCCTGTCCGGGTGGGGCAGGCGTTCGCCGAGACCTGGTTCTCCGAGCGGCTGGCCGAGGACGTGGTGCCGAGCGTGGGGCGGCTGCTGGCGGGGTACGCGCTGGCCGGGCTGCTCGGGGTCGGCCTGGGCGTGCTGATCGGGTCGTCGGCGCGGCTGCGCGCCACGATGGAGCCGGTGCTGGAGTTCTTCCGCGCCATCCCGCCGCCCGTGCTGGTGCCGCTGATCATGCTGCTGGCCGGCATCGACACGCCGATGAAGGTGCTGGTCATCGTGTCCGGCTGCGTGTGGCCGATCCTGCTGAACACCGTGGAGGGCGTGCGGGCGCTGGACGAGGTCCTCGCCGACACCTGCCGCATGTACGGCGTGCGCGGCGCGTCCAGGATGCGGCGTTTCGTGCTGCGCGGCGCGAGCCCGCAGATCATGACCGGGCTGCGGCAGGCCCTGTCCATCGGGATCATCCTCATGGTCATCAGCGAGATGTTCGCCAGCTCCAGCGGGCTGGGGTTCACGATCGTGCTGTTCCAGCGGCAGTTCCAGATCGCCGAGATGTGGAGCGGCATCCTGCTACTCGGCCTGCTGGGCCTGGGGTTGTCCGTCCTGTTCCGCCGCGTCGAGCGGTGGGTGTTGTCCTGGTACTACGGCAGTGGAGTCGCCCGTGCTTGA
- a CDS encoding bifunctional methylenetetrahydrofolate dehydrogenase/methenyltetrahydrofolate cyclohydrolase produces the protein MSAVKLDGKATAAKIKADLTTRVAALKDRGITPGLGTVLVGDDPGSQIYVAGKHRDCAEVGIASIRVDLPATATQAEVEAAIDQLNASPECTGYIVQLPLPKHLDTMALLERMDPAKDADGLHPVNLGRLVHMVDAPLPCTPHGIVLLLQEYGVPIKGAEVAVVGRGITVGRSLGLLLTRRSENATVTLCHTGTQDLAGHVRRADIVVAAAGVPGLITRDMVKPGAAVLDVGVSRVDGKIAGDVAPDVAEVAGFLTPNPGGVGPMTRALLLSNVVEAAERQAR, from the coding sequence ATGAGCGCAGTGAAACTCGATGGCAAGGCGACCGCCGCCAAGATCAAGGCAGACCTCACGACCCGAGTGGCCGCGCTCAAGGACCGCGGCATCACACCCGGCCTGGGCACCGTGCTCGTGGGCGACGATCCGGGCAGCCAGATCTACGTGGCAGGCAAGCACCGTGACTGCGCCGAGGTGGGCATCGCCTCCATCCGCGTCGACCTGCCGGCCACCGCCACGCAGGCCGAGGTCGAGGCGGCCATCGACCAGCTCAACGCCTCCCCCGAGTGCACCGGCTACATCGTCCAGCTCCCCCTCCCCAAGCACCTCGACACGATGGCCCTGCTGGAGCGCATGGACCCGGCCAAGGACGCCGACGGCCTCCACCCGGTCAACCTCGGCCGCCTCGTCCACATGGTGGACGCGCCGCTCCCGTGCACCCCGCACGGCATCGTGCTGCTCCTGCAGGAATACGGCGTGCCGATCAAGGGCGCCGAGGTGGCCGTGGTCGGGCGCGGCATCACGGTGGGCCGCTCGCTGGGCCTCCTGCTGACCCGCCGCAGCGAAAACGCCACCGTGACCCTGTGCCACACCGGCACCCAGGACCTGGCCGGCCACGTGCGCCGCGCGGACATCGTGGTGGCGGCGGCGGGCGTGCCCGGCCTGATCACCCGCGACATGGTCAAGCCCGGCGCGGCCGTCCTCGACGTGGGGGTCTCCCGGGTGGACGGCAAGATCGCCGGCGACGTGGCGCCGGACGTGGCGGAGGTCGCCGGCTTCCTCACGCCCAACCCGGGCGGCGTCGGCCCCATGACCCGTGCCCTCCTGCTCTCCAACGTGGTGGAGGCCGCAGAACGCCAAGCAAGGTGA
- a CDS encoding ABC transporter ATP-binding protein translates to MLEISALNKVYESPGRRVEAIRSVTVGVEAGELVCVVGPSGCGKTTLLRCVAGLLPVSGGAVRVAGVPVTGPPPRMAVVFQEYGRSLFPWMTVWQNVELPLKEKRLPAARRRELVTGSLEAVGLSDATDAHPWQLSGGMQQRVAIARAVAYEPQVLLMDEPFAAVDAQTRADLEDLILRLWRDLGVTTLFVTHDIDEAVYLGQRVIILSSSPTTVMEDLKIDLPPERDQLTTRSLPRFGELRGHVYRQIQRARGTR, encoded by the coding sequence GTGCTTGAGATCTCCGCGCTGAACAAGGTCTACGAGAGCCCGGGCCGCCGGGTCGAGGCGATCCGCTCGGTCACGGTGGGCGTCGAGGCGGGCGAGCTGGTATGCGTGGTGGGCCCGTCGGGCTGCGGCAAGACGACGCTGCTGCGGTGCGTGGCCGGGCTGCTGCCGGTCAGCGGCGGCGCGGTGCGGGTTGCCGGCGTCCCTGTCACGGGGCCGCCGCCGCGGATGGCCGTGGTGTTCCAGGAGTACGGCCGGAGCCTGTTCCCCTGGATGACCGTGTGGCAGAACGTCGAGCTGCCGCTGAAGGAGAAACGCCTGCCCGCGGCGCGGCGGCGGGAGCTGGTGACCGGCTCCCTGGAGGCGGTGGGGCTCAGCGACGCCACGGACGCCCATCCGTGGCAGTTGTCCGGCGGCATGCAGCAGCGGGTGGCGATCGCGCGGGCGGTGGCGTACGAGCCGCAGGTGCTGCTGATGGACGAGCCGTTCGCGGCCGTCGACGCGCAGACCCGGGCCGACCTGGAGGACCTGATCCTGCGGTTGTGGCGCGACCTCGGGGTGACCACCCTGTTCGTCACCCACGACATCGACGAGGCCGTCTACCTGGGACAACGGGTGATCATCCTGTCCTCCTCGCCCACCACGGTCATGGAGGACCTGAAGATCGACCTGCCCCCCGAACGCGACCAGCTGACCACCCGGTCCCTGCCGCGCTTCGGCGAGTTGCGCGGGCACGTCTACCGGCAGATCCAGCGAGCCAGGGGGACACGATGA
- a CDS encoding type II toxin-antitoxin system RelE/ParE family toxin, protein MTYRLEIVMEVRDWLHQLRHADRDSAILVGQAITALLEEGPSLGRPLVDRIKGSNLHNLKELRPGSAGTTEIRILFIFDPSRNVVLLVAGDKAGQWSSWYREAIPLAEARYTTYLKEKEES, encoded by the coding sequence GTGACCTATCGCCTGGAGATCGTCATGGAGGTGCGGGACTGGCTGCACCAGCTGCGCCACGCAGACCGCGACAGCGCCATCCTGGTCGGCCAGGCGATCACAGCGCTACTCGAAGAAGGGCCAAGCCTCGGAAGACCTCTGGTTGACCGGATCAAGGGCTCAAATCTGCACAACCTCAAGGAACTCCGTCCGGGCTCTGCCGGGACAACAGAGATAAGGATCCTGTTCATCTTCGACCCGAGCCGGAATGTAGTCCTCCTCGTCGCCGGCGACAAGGCAGGGCAGTGGTCTTCCTGGTACCGAGAGGCGATTCCATTGGCAGAGGCCCGGTATACGACCTACCTGAAGGAGAAGGAGGAGTCATGA
- a CDS encoding thiamine pyrophosphate-dependent enzyme, producing the protein MTTVRDATFDVLRRHGLSTIFCNPGSTEVSLLTGLPDDLRFVLALHEGSVVGMATGWAIGRYEGSGAPEPIRGGPALVVLHTTAGLGNAVGAVATARVNRVPLVILVGQQDRRHLALEPFLAGRLDGLAGDYPVWVDQPVRAQDVPGAVARACHEAVTFRGPALVVVPMDDWDAAFEGEITAAAQQVVRPLAVADADLAPLVSLLAGARAPAIVAGAGADWESLVGLAERLGCPVFQESFGARAGFPQDHPQYAGVLPADRVRLRAVLAGHDVVLAVGAPVFRQYPYVPGPLVAAGTAVAVITDDPAEVHRSPADLAYLAAPSAVCARLTALLPPGGQDSGGGGGVEGRPADGGGGVEGRPADGGGGVEGRPAGGGGSVGTRPAAVPPVPEGGRPLRAAHVLRELAVRLSADTVLLEETPSSRPDLHRLVPARNPLGFLSAAMGGLGFALPAAVGLRMALPDRPVVAVVGDGSALYGMHALWSAAHYRVGALFVVLANGRYAVMDRLADQRGGKAPWPPFTEVDMGALARSLGCPARRVETYEELTAALDEVVPGLSAREEPLLLDVTVTVDPDFQP; encoded by the coding sequence ATGACGACAGTGCGCGACGCCACGTTCGACGTGCTCAGGCGGCACGGGCTGAGCACGATCTTCTGCAATCCCGGCTCCACGGAGGTATCCCTGCTGACCGGGCTGCCGGACGACCTGCGCTTCGTGCTGGCCCTGCACGAGGGGTCCGTGGTGGGGATGGCCACCGGCTGGGCGATCGGTCGCTACGAAGGGAGCGGAGCTCCCGAGCCAATAAGAGGAGGGCCGGCGCTCGTCGTGCTGCACACGACGGCAGGGCTCGGCAACGCGGTCGGCGCCGTCGCCACGGCCCGGGTCAACCGGGTGCCGCTGGTGATCCTCGTCGGGCAGCAGGACCGGCGGCACCTGGCGCTGGAGCCGTTCCTGGCGGGCCGGCTGGACGGGCTGGCCGGGGACTATCCGGTGTGGGTCGATCAGCCGGTACGGGCCCAGGACGTGCCGGGAGCTGTGGCGCGGGCCTGCCACGAGGCGGTCACCTTCCGCGGGCCCGCGCTGGTGGTGGTGCCGATGGACGACTGGGACGCGGCCTTCGAAGGAGAGATCACCGCGGCCGCCCAGCAGGTCGTGCGGCCGCTCGCCGTGGCGGACGCCGACCTCGCGCCGCTGGTGTCGCTGCTGGCGGGCGCCCGGGCGCCGGCGATCGTCGCCGGGGCGGGCGCCGACTGGGAGTCCCTGGTGGGGCTGGCCGAGCGGCTGGGGTGCCCGGTGTTCCAGGAGTCGTTCGGTGCGCGGGCCGGCTTCCCGCAGGACCATCCGCAGTACGCCGGGGTGCTGCCGGCCGACCGGGTGCGGCTGCGAGCAGTGCTGGCGGGCCACGACGTGGTGCTGGCCGTGGGGGCGCCGGTGTTCCGGCAGTACCCGTACGTGCCGGGGCCGCTGGTGGCGGCGGGGACGGCGGTCGCGGTGATCACCGACGATCCGGCCGAGGTGCATCGCAGCCCGGCCGACCTGGCGTATTTGGCCGCGCCGTCGGCCGTCTGCGCCCGCCTGACCGCCCTGCTGCCCCCTGGCGGGCAGGACAGTGGGGGCGGAGGCGGCGTTGAAGGGCGACCGGCCGACGGCGGAGGCGGCGTTGAAGGGCGACCGGCCGACGGCGGAGGCGGCGTCGAGGGGCGACCGGCCGGCGGCGGCGGAAGCGTTGGGACGCGGCCGGCCGCCGTTCCGCCGGTGCCGGAGGGAGGGCGGCCGTTGCGGGCCGCGCACGTGCTGCGCGAGCTGGCCGTGCGGCTGTCCGCCGACACCGTGCTCCTCGAGGAGACCCCGTCATCCCGCCCCGACCTGCACCGGCTCGTGCCCGCCAGGAACCCGCTCGGCTTCCTGTCGGCGGCCATGGGCGGGCTCGGTTTCGCGCTGCCGGCCGCGGTCGGGCTGAGGATGGCGCTCCCCGACCGCCCCGTGGTCGCGGTCGTGGGCGACGGGTCGGCGCTCTACGGCATGCACGCGCTTTGGAGCGCCGCGCACTACCGGGTGGGCGCGCTGTTCGTGGTGCTCGCCAACGGCCGCTACGCGGTCATGGACCGGCTGGCCGACCAGCGGGGCGGCAAGGCGCCGTGGCCGCCGTTCACCGAGGTGGACATGGGTGCCCTGGCCAGGTCGCTCGGCTGCCCTGCGCGGCGCGTGGAGACGTACGAGGAGCTGACGGCGGCACTCGACGAGGTGGTGCCGGGGCTCTCCGCCCGCGAGGAACCCCTATTGCTCGACGTCACCGTAACGGTGGACCCCGACTTCCAACCTTGA
- a CDS encoding helix-turn-helix domain-containing protein, with the protein MSSTHGYDREGFLSEFFPDADDRAEVEAGAQALINVSRAHRLAEMRKRLGLTQAEVAERMNVRQERVSAIERAKVDASELRTLAAYIKALGGRMEIIADFGGERLVVG; encoded by the coding sequence ATGAGCAGCACCCACGGCTACGACCGCGAAGGCTTCCTCTCTGAGTTCTTTCCCGACGCCGATGATCGGGCAGAGGTCGAGGCCGGCGCCCAAGCCCTCATCAACGTCAGTCGAGCTCACCGACTGGCCGAGATGCGCAAACGTCTGGGGCTGACACAGGCTGAGGTCGCAGAGCGGATGAACGTGCGCCAAGAGCGCGTCTCCGCGATCGAACGAGCCAAGGTCGACGCCAGCGAACTGAGAACCCTGGCGGCCTACATCAAGGCACTGGGTGGACGCATGGAGATCATCGCCGACTTCGGGGGCGAACGTCTCGTGGTCGGCTGA
- a CDS encoding benzaldehyde dehydrogenase codes for MTFLDPKIWTGLVFDGGWTASRAGDAPVVEPATGNELGRAGTAGADDVAAAALRARQEQRAWAATPYEERAAVLRRAGRLFEEHAQEIQDWIVRESGGVPGKAAFETHVAAQECYEAAALASQPLGEVLPTSRKRLSFARRVPVGVVGVIAPFNFPLILGTRSVAPALALGNAVVFKPDQRTAVCGGFAIARVFEEAGLPSGLLHVLPGGAETGQALVTDPNIPVISFTGSSAAGRKVGEAGARLLKRVHLELGGNSALVVFDDADLQPAVSAASWASFFHQGQICMTAGRHLVHESVAEEYVERLAAKADALPVGDPATGQVALGPLIDPGQRDRVHRLVTDSVSAGARLAAGGTYDRLFYRPTVLAGVPAHAPAYAEEVFGPVAPVMTFSSLEQAAALAADTEYGLSLGILTRDVMKGLALADLVPTGIVHINDQTVDDEAVAPFGGVGASGTGTRFGGPANADAFTETQWVTVQGDVAAYPF; via the coding sequence ATGACATTCCTGGACCCCAAGATCTGGACCGGCCTGGTCTTCGACGGCGGCTGGACGGCCTCGCGCGCCGGTGACGCGCCGGTCGTCGAGCCGGCGACGGGCAACGAGCTCGGCCGTGCGGGCACGGCCGGCGCCGACGACGTGGCCGCGGCCGCCCTGCGGGCACGCCAGGAGCAGCGGGCGTGGGCGGCCACCCCATACGAGGAGCGGGCGGCGGTGCTGCGCCGCGCCGGGCGGCTCTTCGAGGAGCACGCGCAGGAGATCCAGGACTGGATCGTCCGCGAGTCCGGCGGGGTGCCCGGCAAGGCCGCCTTCGAGACGCACGTGGCGGCGCAGGAGTGCTACGAGGCGGCGGCGCTGGCCTCGCAGCCGCTCGGCGAGGTGCTGCCGACCTCGCGCAAGCGGCTCAGCTTCGCGCGGCGGGTGCCGGTGGGCGTGGTCGGGGTGATCGCGCCGTTCAACTTCCCGCTGATCCTCGGCACCAGGTCGGTGGCTCCGGCGCTCGCGCTCGGGAACGCGGTCGTCTTCAAGCCGGACCAGCGCACCGCCGTCTGCGGCGGGTTCGCGATCGCCCGCGTCTTCGAGGAGGCGGGGCTGCCGAGCGGCCTGCTGCACGTGCTGCCCGGCGGCGCCGAGACCGGGCAGGCCCTGGTGACCGACCCGAACATCCCGGTGATCTCCTTCACCGGCTCGAGCGCGGCCGGGCGCAAGGTCGGGGAGGCGGGGGCGCGCCTGCTCAAGCGGGTGCACCTGGAGCTGGGCGGCAACTCGGCGCTGGTCGTCTTCGACGACGCCGACCTCCAGCCGGCCGTGTCCGCCGCCTCGTGGGCGTCGTTCTTCCACCAGGGGCAGATCTGCATGACGGCGGGCCGGCATCTGGTGCACGAATCGGTGGCGGAGGAGTACGTCGAACGCCTCGCCGCCAAGGCCGACGCCCTGCCGGTCGGCGACCCGGCCACCGGTCAGGTCGCCCTCGGCCCGCTCATCGACCCCGGACAGCGGGACCGGGTGCACCGGCTCGTCACCGACAGCGTGTCGGCCGGGGCCAGGCTCGCCGCCGGCGGGACGTACGACCGGCTGTTCTACCGGCCCACCGTGCTGGCCGGGGTGCCGGCCCACGCGCCGGCGTACGCGGAGGAGGTGTTCGGGCCGGTGGCGCCGGTGATGACGTTCTCCTCGCTGGAGCAGGCGGCGGCGCTGGCCGCCGACACGGAGTACGGCCTGTCGCTCGGCATCCTCACCCGCGACGTCATGAAGGGGCTGGCGCTGGCCGACCTGGTGCCGACGGGCATCGTGCACATCAACGACCAGACGGTGGACGACGAGGCCGTGGCACCGTTCGGCGGGGTGGGCGCCTCGGGGACCGGCACGAGGTTCGGCGGGCCCGCCAACGCGGACGCCTTCACGGAGACCCAGTGGGTCACCGTACAGGGGGACGTGGCGGCGTACCCCTTCTAG